From Rhizobium sp. BT03, one genomic window encodes:
- a CDS encoding iron ABC transporter permease, whose product MTDAGRLFRQLGAVTALLLASLCLIAVAIGISVGIGDLPIPLATTFSAVTNRLGWTAVELNRIHETVIWDYRLSRALVAAFCGAGLALSGAIMQSLLRNPLAEPYVLGISAGASTGAVAIVILGLGAGAVSLSAGAFAGAFAAFFFVALLSNGTRGGADRTILAGVAASQLFNASTSYIVTTSANAQQARDVMFWLLGSFSGVRWPEFALVSVVVGFGLAACLLYARVLDAFAFGDEAASSLGVNVARARMALFALTAMMTATIVSMVGSIGFVGLVVPHVARFVVGPLHIRLLPACAIAGAIFMVLADIAARALIPGQILPIGVVTALVGVPFFSIILYRFQRAS is encoded by the coding sequence GTGACGGACGCAGGCCGTCTCTTCCGGCAGCTGGGAGCGGTCACCGCACTGCTGCTCGCCTCCCTCTGCCTCATCGCTGTCGCCATCGGCATCAGCGTCGGGATCGGCGACCTGCCGATTCCGCTCGCGACCACGTTTTCGGCCGTCACCAATCGGCTCGGCTGGACCGCCGTCGAGCTGAACCGCATCCACGAGACGGTCATCTGGGATTATCGCCTGAGCCGCGCGCTGGTCGCCGCCTTCTGCGGCGCGGGGTTGGCGCTGTCGGGCGCCATCATGCAGTCGCTGCTGCGCAACCCGCTTGCCGAACCCTATGTGCTCGGCATCTCCGCCGGGGCCTCCACCGGCGCCGTGGCGATCGTCATCCTGGGGCTCGGCGCGGGCGCGGTGTCGCTGTCGGCAGGCGCCTTTGCCGGCGCCTTCGCCGCCTTCTTCTTCGTGGCGCTGCTGTCGAACGGCACGCGCGGCGGCGCGGACCGCACCATCCTTGCCGGCGTCGCCGCCTCGCAGCTCTTCAACGCCTCGACCTCCTATATCGTCACCACCTCGGCCAATGCGCAGCAGGCCCGCGACGTCATGTTCTGGCTGCTCGGCAGCTTCAGCGGCGTGCGCTGGCCGGAATTCGCGCTGGTCTCGGTCGTCGTCGGCTTCGGCCTTGCCGCCTGTCTTCTCTACGCCCGCGTGCTCGACGCCTTCGCTTTCGGCGACGAGGCGGCATCTTCACTGGGCGTCAATGTCGCCCGCGCCCGCATGGCGCTCTTCGCGCTGACAGCGATGATGACGGCGACGATCGTCAGCATGGTCGGCTCGATCGGCTTCGTCGGCCTCGTCGTGCCGCATGTCGCCCGCTTCGTCGTCGGGCCGCTGCATATTCGCCTGCTGCCGGCCTGCGCCATCGCAGGGGCGATCTTCATGGTGCTCGCCGATATCGCCGCGCGCGCCCTCATTCCCGGCCAGATCCTGCCGATCGGCGTCGTCACGGCGCTCGTCGGCGTTCCCTTCTTCTCGATCATCCTCTACCGGTTCCAGCGCGCGTCATGA
- a CDS encoding Lrp/AsnC family transcriptional regulator, whose product MLDQFDIKLLAALQQNSEMTQGELSQKVNLSATQCARRLERLRKEQYIQSVVAILNPAKLGFSVVAHTLVSLRAHTEGGNERLHRFIETAPEILECYSQTGDADFLMKVMTRDLDHLSQFLERMIRVTDNLANVKSSIVLKTIKKTTALPLQIVT is encoded by the coding sequence ATGCTTGACCAGTTCGATATCAAATTGCTCGCCGCGCTTCAGCAAAACAGCGAGATGACTCAGGGCGAGCTGTCGCAGAAGGTCAATCTTTCCGCCACCCAATGCGCGCGCCGTTTGGAACGGCTGCGCAAGGAGCAATATATCCAGAGCGTCGTCGCCATCCTCAATCCCGCGAAACTGGGTTTCAGCGTCGTCGCCCATACGCTCGTCAGTCTGCGCGCGCACACGGAAGGCGGAAACGAGCGGCTACATCGCTTCATCGAGACCGCGCCGGAGATCCTGGAATGTTATTCGCAGACCGGTGACGCCGATTTTCTGATGAAGGTGATGACGCGCGATCTCGACCATCTCAGCCAGTTTCTCGAAAGAATGATCCGGGTCACCGACAATCTGGCCAATGTCAAATCGAGCATCGTCCTGAAGACGATCAAGAAGACGACCGCTCTGCCGCTGCAGATCGTGACGTGA
- a CDS encoding manganese/iron ABC transporter ATP-binding protein codes for MNGIASPVSPASSDAGAGICVKDATVTYRNGHTALRDASFQTPTGTITALVGVNGSGKSTLFKAIMGFVRLARGEISVLGMPVEQALRKNLVAYVPQSEEVDWNFPVLVEDVVMMGRYGHMGMMRIPKAADHDAVSKALARVNMSEFRKRQIGELSGGQKKRVFLARALAQDGRVILLDEPFTGVDVKTEEAIVKLLRSLRDEGRVMLVSTHNLGSVPEFCDRTVLIKGTVLAYGQTDETFTQENLERTFGGVLRHLVLNGSGSKPYPVGIITDDERPLVLREGKLLAPVPANASGEQG; via the coding sequence ATGAACGGTATCGCTTCCCCGGTTTCCCCCGCATCTTCGGATGCGGGGGCGGGCATCTGCGTAAAGGATGCCACGGTTACCTATCGCAACGGCCACACGGCGCTGCGCGACGCCAGCTTCCAGACACCCACCGGCACCATTACCGCGCTCGTCGGCGTCAACGGCTCCGGAAAATCGACTCTGTTCAAGGCGATTATGGGCTTCGTGCGCCTCGCCAGGGGCGAGATTTCCGTGCTCGGCATGCCGGTCGAACAAGCGCTGCGGAAAAACCTCGTCGCCTACGTGCCGCAATCGGAAGAGGTCGACTGGAATTTTCCGGTGCTGGTCGAGGACGTCGTCATGATGGGGCGCTACGGCCATATGGGGATGATGCGCATTCCGAAAGCGGCCGACCACGACGCCGTGTCCAAGGCGCTCGCCCGCGTCAACATGAGCGAATTCCGCAAGCGCCAGATCGGCGAGCTTTCCGGCGGCCAGAAAAAGCGCGTCTTCCTTGCTCGCGCGCTGGCGCAGGACGGCCGCGTTATCCTGCTCGACGAACCGTTCACCGGCGTCGACGTCAAGACCGAAGAGGCCATCGTCAAGCTGCTCCGCTCTCTGCGCGACGAAGGCCGGGTGATGCTGGTCTCGACGCACAATCTCGGCAGCGTGCCGGAATTCTGCGACCGCACGGTGCTGATCAAAGGCACGGTGCTGGCCTACGGACAGACGGACGAGACCTTTACCCAGGAAAACCTCGAGAGAACCTTCGGCGGCGTGCTTCGCCACCTCGTGTTGAATGGCTCCGGCAGCAAGCCATATCCCGTCGGCATCATCACCGACGACGAGAGGCCGCTGGTCCTCAGGGAGGGCAAGCTGCTCGCGCCTGTCCCGGCGAACGCAAGCGGAGAGCAAGGCTGA
- a CDS encoding metal ABC transporter substrate-binding protein translates to MLSYMRRRVVSGLVAVAALGLMAGGAAAQEKFKAVTTFTVIADMAKNVAGDAAIVESITKPGAEIHEYQPTPGDIQRAQGAQILLSNGLNLELWFQKFYRNLKDVPDVVVSTGVEPMGISEGPYSGKPNPHAWMSPKNAIIYVDNIRDAFVKYDPENAEIYKANAEAYKKEIEATIAPIREKLNSIPEDKRWLVSSEGAFSYLARDFGLKELYLWPINADQQGTPQQVRKVVDAVRANKIPAVFSESTVSDKPARQVARETGARYGGVLYVDSLSEADGPTPTYIDLLRVTSDTVVKGLAEGLSQ, encoded by the coding sequence ATGTTGAGTTACATGAGACGCAGAGTCGTAAGCGGGCTGGTTGCCGTCGCCGCACTCGGCCTGATGGCCGGCGGTGCCGCCGCGCAGGAGAAGTTCAAAGCGGTGACCACCTTCACCGTCATTGCCGACATGGCAAAGAACGTTGCCGGCGATGCAGCGATCGTAGAATCGATCACCAAGCCCGGGGCCGAGATCCACGAATATCAGCCGACGCCCGGTGATATTCAGCGGGCGCAGGGCGCCCAGATCCTCCTGTCGAACGGCCTCAATCTCGAACTGTGGTTCCAGAAATTCTACCGAAACCTGAAAGATGTTCCCGACGTCGTGGTCTCCACAGGCGTCGAGCCGATGGGCATCAGCGAAGGCCCCTACAGCGGCAAACCCAATCCGCATGCCTGGATGTCGCCGAAGAACGCGATCATTTATGTCGACAACATCCGCGATGCCTTCGTCAAATACGATCCTGAGAATGCCGAGATCTACAAGGCCAACGCCGAGGCCTACAAGAAGGAGATCGAGGCGACCATCGCGCCGATCCGCGAGAAGCTGAATAGCATTCCCGAGGACAAGCGCTGGCTGGTATCGAGCGAAGGGGCCTTTTCCTATCTCGCCCGCGACTTCGGCCTGAAGGAACTCTATCTGTGGCCGATCAATGCCGATCAGCAGGGCACGCCGCAACAGGTCCGCAAAGTCGTCGATGCCGTCAGAGCCAACAAGATCCCTGCCGTATTCAGCGAGAGCACGGTGTCGGACAAGCCGGCCCGGCAGGTCGCCCGTGAAACCGGCGCCCGGTATGGCGGCGTGCTCTATGTCGACTCCCTGAGCGAAGCCGACGGCCCCACCCCGACCTATATCGACCTGCTGCGCGTCACCTCCGACACCGTCGTCAAGGGGCTTGCCGAAGGCCTGTCGCAATGA
- a CDS encoding ABC transporter ATP-binding protein produces the protein MSIKADNLTWKIGRKTILDGVSMEAQPGRMLGLLGPNGSGKTSLLRLLAGLKRPHSGRVTLDRSDIGKISRRSIARRIAFVEQHATTNANLKVVDVVKLGRFPHRSMFSGWTRADEEAVEAALVRAGMAEKRDDRWQSLSGGEKQRTHIARALAQSPQELILDEPTNHLDIQHQIGLMRLVSGLPITSIVALHDLNHAAMFCDALVIMQQGRIIASGAPEEVLSEKLLREVFSIEARVEASPYHSRPHIHYLK, from the coding sequence ATGAGCATCAAGGCCGACAACCTCACCTGGAAAATTGGCAGGAAGACCATTCTGGACGGCGTTTCGATGGAGGCGCAGCCCGGCCGCATGCTCGGCCTGCTCGGTCCGAACGGCTCCGGCAAGACTTCGCTGCTCAGGCTTCTCGCCGGCCTCAAGCGGCCGCATTCCGGCCGCGTCACGCTCGACCGCAGCGATATCGGCAAGATCAGCCGCCGCTCGATCGCCCGGCGCATCGCCTTCGTCGAGCAGCACGCCACGACCAACGCCAATCTGAAAGTGGTCGACGTCGTCAAGCTCGGAAGGTTTCCGCACCGCTCCATGTTCTCGGGCTGGACGAGGGCGGACGAAGAGGCGGTCGAGGCAGCGCTCGTCCGCGCCGGCATGGCGGAGAAGCGCGACGACCGCTGGCAGAGCCTGTCGGGCGGCGAAAAGCAGCGCACCCACATCGCCAGGGCGCTCGCCCAGTCGCCGCAGGAACTGATCCTCGACGAACCCACGAACCATCTCGACATCCAGCACCAGATCGGCCTGATGCGGCTCGTCTCCGGCCTGCCGATCACCAGCATCGTCGCCCTGCACGATCTCAACCACGCCGCCATGTTCTGCGATGCGCTTGTTATCATGCAGCAGGGCAGGATCATCGCCTCCGGCGCGCCTGAGGAGGTGCTGAGCGAAAAACTCCTGCGCGAGGTCTTTTCCATCGAGGCGCGCGTCGAAGCCTCGCCCTATCATTCGCGCCCGCATATCCACTATCTCAAGTGA
- a CDS encoding metal ABC transporter permease, translating to MSGLMALLAPFQFDFMINALIISVLIAIPTALLSCFLVLKGWALMGDAMSHAVFPGVVIAYIAGFPLAVGAFAAGMVCALATGFLKDNSRIKQDTVMGIVFSGMFGFGLVLYVKIQSEVHLDHILFGDMLGIGFPDIVETGAVAALTAVIIAVKWRDLLLHAFDPAQARAVGLRVKLLHYGLLCLLSLTIVAALRSVGIILAISLLIAPGSIAYLLTRRFSTMLAFSVAIAVITAFAGVYLSFFIDSAPAPTIVLLFAIAFIAAFLHATRKTARIETGEAS from the coding sequence GTGAGTGGTCTTATGGCCCTGCTGGCGCCGTTCCAGTTCGATTTCATGATCAACGCCCTGATCATCTCGGTGCTGATCGCCATCCCCACAGCGCTGCTCTCCTGCTTCCTCGTGCTCAAAGGCTGGGCGCTGATGGGAGACGCCATGAGCCATGCCGTCTTCCCGGGCGTGGTCATCGCCTATATCGCCGGCTTTCCCTTAGCGGTCGGCGCCTTCGCGGCCGGGATGGTCTGCGCGCTTGCCACCGGTTTCCTCAAGGATAACAGCCGCATCAAGCAGGACACGGTGATGGGCATCGTATTTTCGGGCATGTTCGGCTTCGGCCTAGTCCTCTATGTGAAGATCCAGTCCGAGGTGCATCTCGATCACATCCTCTTCGGCGACATGCTCGGCATCGGCTTTCCCGACATCGTGGAGACTGGAGCCGTTGCAGCGCTAACGGCCGTCATCATCGCCGTCAAATGGCGTGACCTGCTGCTGCACGCCTTCGATCCGGCGCAGGCAAGAGCGGTCGGGCTGAGGGTGAAGCTGCTTCACTACGGCCTGCTCTGCCTGCTTTCATTGACGATCGTCGCAGCGCTTCGGTCGGTCGGCATCATTCTCGCCATCTCGCTGCTGATCGCACCAGGCTCCATCGCCTATCTGCTGACGCGCCGCTTCAGTACGATGCTCGCTTTTTCGGTCGCAATCGCGGTGATCACTGCCTTTGCCGGCGTTTATCTCTCCTTCTTTATCGACAGCGCGCCGGCCCCGACCATCGTTCTTCTGTTCGCGATCGCCTTCATTGCAGCCTTCCTGCATGCCACGCGCAAAACCGCCCGCATCGAAACCGGAGAAGCAAGCTGA
- a CDS encoding ABC transporter substrate-binding protein, whose protein sequence is MTSLKSILAACGLSALIGLAANPTLAGSTAYPLTLENCGAAVTFKQAPERAIGLGQNSAEILLLLGLQDKMVGTAFWPSKVLPQLAEANAKVKLLTVEMPTFESMLAENPDFVAAALPSLVGPNSKVAKREDFDKVGVASYLSPSTCLSTKDVKDQYGSRAELWNMDLLYKEIDELSQIFDVADRGQALIADFKAREAKLRESVSKDGKNLSYVFWFSSPSPSADAYVGGKNSASGFIADLLGGHNAISAEAEWPTVGWEGIIAANPDVIVVASLDRNRWELDKPEAKINFLNTDPAVSQTPAVKNKALVVMDGQAMNPTIRTIYGAEQVAEQLKALGLLK, encoded by the coding sequence GTGACCAGCCTCAAATCAATTCTGGCCGCCTGCGGCCTCTCCGCCCTGATCGGCCTTGCCGCAAATCCGACGCTGGCCGGTTCGACAGCCTACCCGCTGACGCTCGAAAACTGCGGCGCTGCGGTGACATTCAAGCAGGCGCCCGAGCGAGCGATCGGCCTCGGCCAGAACAGCGCGGAAATCCTGCTGCTGCTCGGCCTTCAGGACAAGATGGTCGGCACCGCCTTCTGGCCGAGCAAGGTTCTGCCGCAGCTCGCCGAGGCCAATGCCAAGGTCAAGCTTCTCACGGTCGAGATGCCGACTTTCGAATCGATGCTCGCCGAAAACCCCGATTTCGTCGCGGCAGCGCTTCCGAGCCTGGTCGGCCCGAACAGCAAGGTCGCCAAGCGCGAGGATTTCGACAAGGTCGGCGTGGCGAGCTACCTTTCGCCCAGCACCTGCCTCAGCACCAAGGACGTCAAAGACCAGTACGGCAGCCGCGCCGAGCTGTGGAACATGGATCTCCTCTACAAGGAGATCGACGAACTTTCGCAGATTTTCGACGTCGCCGATCGCGGCCAGGCGCTGATTGCCGACTTCAAGGCGCGTGAAGCCAAACTTCGCGAGAGCGTTTCCAAGGATGGCAAGAACCTGTCCTACGTCTTCTGGTTTTCGAGCCCCAGCCCGTCGGCCGACGCCTATGTCGGCGGCAAGAACAGCGCCTCCGGCTTCATCGCCGACCTGCTCGGCGGACACAATGCGATATCAGCGGAAGCGGAATGGCCGACCGTCGGCTGGGAAGGCATCATCGCCGCCAATCCCGACGTCATCGTCGTCGCCAGCCTCGACCGCAATCGCTGGGAACTCGATAAGCCTGAGGCGAAGATCAACTTCCTGAACACCGATCCGGCCGTCAGCCAGACCCCTGCCGTCAAGAACAAGGCGCTCGTCGTCATGGACGGCCAGGCCATGAACCCGACGATCCGCACGATCTACGGCGCCGAGCAAGTGGCCGAGCAGTTGAAGGCTCTCGGTCTGTTGAAGTGA
- a CDS encoding metal ABC transporter permease: protein MMAVFLEPFTYDYMLNAMWVSALVGGVCAFLSCYLMLKGWSLIGDALSHSIVPGVAGAYMIGLPFSIGAFFSGGLAAAAMLFLNQRTKLKEDAIIGLIFSSFFGLGLFMVSLRPTAVNIQTIVLGNILAITPEDTLQLAIIGFVSLAILLVKWKDLMVVFFDETHARSIGLNPTRLKIMFFTLLSASTVAALQTVGAFLVICMVVTPGATAYLLTDRFPRLLVIAVAIGAATSFIGAYVSYFLDGATGGIIIVLQTLIFLAAFLLAPKHGMLASRRRAAQALEPSP from the coding sequence CTGATGGCCGTCTTTCTCGAACCGTTCACCTATGACTACATGCTGAACGCCATGTGGGTATCGGCTCTTGTCGGCGGTGTCTGCGCCTTCCTCTCCTGTTATCTGATGCTCAAGGGCTGGTCGCTGATCGGCGACGCCCTCTCGCATTCCATCGTGCCGGGTGTCGCCGGCGCCTACATGATCGGACTTCCCTTCTCGATCGGCGCATTCTTCTCCGGCGGCCTTGCCGCCGCGGCGATGCTCTTCCTCAACCAGCGCACCAAGCTGAAGGAAGACGCCATCATCGGCCTGATCTTCTCCTCCTTCTTCGGGCTCGGCCTGTTCATGGTATCGCTCCGACCAACCGCGGTGAACATCCAGACGATCGTGCTCGGCAACATCCTCGCAATCACCCCCGAGGACACGCTCCAGCTCGCCATCATCGGCTTCGTTTCGCTCGCCATCCTGCTGGTGAAATGGAAGGACCTGATGGTCGTCTTCTTCGACGAGACCCACGCCCGTTCGATCGGGCTCAATCCGACGCGGCTCAAGATCATGTTTTTCACGCTGCTGTCGGCTTCGACGGTCGCGGCGCTCCAGACCGTCGGCGCCTTTCTGGTCATCTGCATGGTGGTGACGCCGGGGGCGACGGCTTACCTGCTGACGGATCGTTTCCCACGGCTGCTCGTCATCGCCGTTGCGATCGGGGCGGCGACCAGCTTCATCGGCGCCTATGTGAGCTATTTCCTCGACGGCGCGACGGGCGGCATCATCATCGTCCTCCAGACGCTGATCTTCCTTGCCGCCTTCCTCCTGGCGCCCAAGCACGGAATGCTGGCGAGCCGGCGCAGGGCCGCTCAAGCGCTGGAGCCATCCCCGTGA
- a CDS encoding amino acid aminotransferase translates to MFEELNSRPADSLLALIKAFQADQRAGKIDLGVGVYRDAMGRTPVMRAVKAAEQFLLETQDSKKYLGPEGDLHFVRLLQPIIFGQSPAFGERLVGIQTPGGSGALRLGAELIQTAKPSAKVLLGTPSWPNHAPIFGSARLAAKEYPFVDLASQQVKFESVVEALSSANEGDVVLLHGCCHNPTGIDFTMEEWRRIAELLVAHRLVPFIDLAYQGLGDGLEQDAAPTRMILDAVDEALIAYSCDKNFGLYRERVGALYVMTRNAGDIGKAESNMAALARVNWSMPPDHGAAIVRTILESPEMSAMWRAELEEMCERVNGNRAALAAAAPDLAFISRQRGLFSNLSMSKETAAALRAKHGIYMADSGRMNLAGMQPADAGAIVAALRAEGCLK, encoded by the coding sequence GTGTTTGAAGAACTGAATAGCCGGCCGGCCGATAGCCTGCTTGCCCTCATCAAGGCCTTCCAGGCCGACCAACGCGCCGGAAAGATCGACCTCGGCGTCGGCGTCTATCGTGACGCCATGGGCCGCACGCCGGTCATGCGGGCCGTGAAGGCGGCGGAGCAATTTCTTCTGGAGACGCAGGACAGCAAAAAGTATCTCGGTCCGGAAGGCGATCTGCACTTCGTCCGCCTGCTGCAGCCGATCATTTTCGGGCAATCCCCGGCCTTCGGTGAGCGTCTTGTCGGCATCCAGACGCCGGGCGGCAGCGGCGCGCTGCGTCTCGGCGCGGAACTCATTCAGACGGCAAAGCCATCGGCGAAGGTTTTGCTGGGCACACCGAGCTGGCCGAACCACGCCCCGATCTTCGGTTCGGCGCGCCTCGCCGCAAAAGAATATCCCTTCGTCGATCTCGCCTCGCAGCAGGTGAAATTCGAAAGCGTGGTCGAGGCGCTGTCTTCCGCCAATGAAGGCGATGTCGTGCTCCTTCACGGCTGCTGCCACAACCCGACCGGCATCGATTTCACCATGGAAGAGTGGCGGCGGATTGCCGAACTGCTCGTTGCGCACAGGCTCGTGCCCTTCATCGATCTTGCCTATCAAGGGCTCGGCGACGGTCTCGAACAGGACGCCGCACCGACGCGGATGATCCTCGATGCGGTCGACGAGGCGCTGATCGCCTATTCCTGCGACAAGAATTTCGGTCTCTATCGCGAGCGTGTCGGCGCGCTCTACGTCATGACCCGCAATGCCGGCGACATCGGCAAGGCCGAGAGCAATATGGCCGCACTTGCCCGCGTGAACTGGTCGATGCCGCCCGATCATGGCGCCGCGATCGTCAGGACCATTCTCGAAAGCCCCGAAATGTCGGCAATGTGGCGCGCCGAACTCGAAGAGATGTGCGAGCGCGTCAACGGCAACCGTGCGGCACTCGCCGCCGCTGCGCCCGATCTCGCCTTCATCAGCCGGCAACGCGGCCTGTTCTCCAATCTCTCCATGTCCAAGGAAACGGCAGCAGCCCTTAGAGCCAAGCACGGCATCTACATGGCTGACTCCGGCCGTATGAACCTTGCCGGAATGCAGCCGGCCGATGCCGGCGCCATCGTCGCTGCACTTCGCGCTGAAGGTTGCTTGAAATGA